A genome region from Tolypothrix sp. PCC 7712 includes the following:
- a CDS encoding DUF11 domain-containing protein yields MTSTFLWLRSKSLFFAFFSLGLLADASMPVNAQVSIIRNTAGAGANNLPRRSSNEVRLTASQAALEIIKTGDRAAAEPGDTVLYRLAIRNTGRSAARNLTITDRLPLGLRFISRSLQGSIAGTSVSVTANTGANRAVTLTVNPATELQPNQTLNVVYAVEVTPDAIRGTGRNLAQAQAGTLTSNQASHVLRIRPGIISDCGTIIGRVFVDKNFDGEQQPNEPGVPNAIIYMDDGNRIVTDANGLFSLANVISGYRSATLDLTSLPGYALAPNNYFIERNSQSRMVKLAPSSLVRVNFGVTPAFSGGKR; encoded by the coding sequence ATGACATCTACCTTCTTATGGTTGAGGTCTAAGAGCCTCTTTTTTGCATTTTTTTCTTTAGGTTTACTTGCTGATGCAAGTATGCCTGTTAATGCTCAAGTATCTATCATTAGAAATACTGCTGGCGCGGGTGCAAATAATCTGCCAAGACGCAGTTCAAACGAAGTGAGATTAACAGCTTCGCAAGCTGCTTTAGAAATTATTAAAACAGGCGATCGCGCCGCCGCTGAACCAGGCGACACAGTCCTTTATCGACTTGCTATTAGAAATACTGGTAGATCTGCTGCAAGAAATCTCACAATTACAGACAGGCTACCTTTAGGATTGCGATTTATTTCTAGATCGCTGCAAGGTTCAATTGCTGGAACATCGGTATCTGTAACCGCTAACACAGGTGCAAATCGTGCGGTAACTCTTACAGTCAACCCAGCCACAGAACTCCAACCCAACCAAACTTTGAATGTAGTTTATGCCGTTGAAGTCACCCCAGATGCAATTCGGGGGACTGGGAGAAACTTAGCTCAAGCGCAAGCTGGAACTTTAACAAGTAATCAAGCCAGCCATGTGTTGCGAATTCGTCCAGGAATTATCTCTGATTGTGGCACCATCATTGGGCGTGTTTTTGTGGATAAAAACTTTGATGGCGAACAGCAACCCAATGAACCTGGAGTTCCCAACGCCATAATTTATATGGATGATGGCAATCGCATTGTTACAGATGCCAATGGATTATTCTCCTTGGCAAATGTGATATCGGGTTATCGGTCAGCAACGTTGGACTTGACTAGCTTACCAGGCTATGCACTGGCACCTAACAACTACTTCATCGAAAGAAATAGCCAGTCGCGAATGGTGAAATTAGCACCGAGTAGCTTGGTACGAGTCAATTTTGGCGTAACGCCTGCGTTTTCGGGGGGTAAGCGATGA
- a CDS encoding OmpA family protein yields the protein MSSFKVRWLLDFPLRKAKDSPSKQSKFHSPNLGDRNFQKVAQPNFSQTLLSLCSSLRDATRTRTTLREAAKASTRFVFPLTLCLLTSEVALSQTPSLPLPISLRVIVNSNQDGNIQPDAQLTLREAIELVNGTLTVAQLSDVEKALVQPTTGSSRIEFNLPPTATTILLQQQLPDLASPGLVIDGASQPGYDAAGSATAEIAIPIPVVAIAPAPGKEIFRGLTVVADGVTIRGLSIYGFNASPIKQQLGNLLIYDGVPKPVTLTTPPGDIVISHRLPPPNTKKQQPPNSNFPFYNQDVPPKNVVIENNWLGLPIDEKVPSETSAFGVYVFNSQGTTIRRNRIYYHDGSAIITSVRGENTLVQENIIVSNGLAGMPDALRIEGVVNNSQITSNLICANDGAGVYLFKPEGNLQIRDNRITYNGRRLRRAAVFLTGSNHQVTNNEISYQTGPGVVVTAFPQSQRNIIQNNTFAALEGLSIDLNGQRNLDVNEWQRGDGPNPKRNSGNRRLDTGNAAINAPEFTTREFLPTGNSVTLQGKADPGSEVTIYRLGDYQQGKQAIYQTGYGALSQPLTSVAVDEKGNFSVTVPNVKVGDIVSAIATDPKYGTSEPAIAAFIGPRTTTPSLPPASRQNPVPQCTSRPVPPEPVPPTTPPTLIPPAPIKIRVPRNVHFALDKSFISPESAKVLDRVVEVLKQYPSIIIEIQGHTDPRASNDYNLALGRRRALSTRNYLLRQGVPPERMTIRSLGETQRVSEGSNRVDYARDRRAEIIFKDVRGVEIIIEGQEQDLQLEPERR from the coding sequence ATGTCCAGTTTTAAAGTCCGTTGGTTACTAGATTTTCCACTGAGGAAAGCAAAAGATTCTCCGTCAAAACAATCAAAATTTCATAGTCCAAACTTAGGCGATCGCAATTTTCAAAAGGTAGCACAACCAAATTTCTCTCAAACTCTTCTTTCTTTGTGTTCTTCTCTGCGAGACGCTACGCGAACGCGCACTACCCTGCGGGAAGCCGCTAAAGCGTCTACGCGGTTCGTTTTCCCCCTAACCCTCTGCCTTTTAACATCCGAAGTCGCACTTAGCCAAACCCCCAGTTTACCCTTACCAATTTCTCTGCGGGTAATAGTCAACAGCAACCAAGATGGTAATATTCAGCCAGATGCCCAGCTCACCTTACGCGAAGCCATCGAACTAGTAAATGGTACCCTAACCGTTGCCCAACTCAGCGATGTCGAAAAAGCCCTAGTACAACCTACTACAGGCAGTTCGCGCATTGAATTTAATTTACCTCCAACTGCCACTACAATTCTTTTACAGCAACAACTCCCAGATTTAGCCAGTCCGGGATTAGTGATCGATGGCGCTAGCCAGCCAGGATATGACGCTGCTGGTTCCGCTACAGCCGAAATTGCCATTCCCATTCCCGTAGTCGCGATCGCACCTGCACCAGGTAAAGAAATATTTCGCGGTTTAACTGTGGTGGCTGATGGTGTAACCATTCGTGGTTTAAGCATTTATGGCTTCAACGCCAGCCCCATTAAGCAGCAATTGGGAAATCTGTTAATTTACGATGGCGTACCCAAGCCTGTAACTTTAACAACACCCCCAGGAGATATTGTCATTTCCCATCGTCTCCCACCTCCCAATACCAAGAAACAGCAGCCACCTAATAGTAATTTCCCCTTTTACAACCAGGATGTGCCACCCAAAAACGTGGTGATTGAGAATAACTGGCTAGGGTTACCCATAGATGAAAAGGTGCCATCAGAAACTTCTGCTTTCGGAGTTTACGTATTCAACTCCCAAGGGACAACCATTCGCCGCAACCGCATCTATTACCATGATGGCAGCGCCATTATTACCTCAGTCCGGGGGGAAAATACCTTAGTCCAAGAAAATATCATTGTCAGCAATGGTTTGGCAGGAATGCCCGATGCTTTACGCATTGAAGGTGTAGTGAATAATTCCCAAATCACCAGCAACTTAATTTGCGCTAATGATGGTGCTGGGGTGTATTTATTTAAACCAGAAGGTAACTTGCAAATCCGTGATAACCGCATCACGTACAACGGCAGACGTTTGCGGCGGGCAGCAGTTTTCTTAACGGGTAGTAACCATCAAGTAACCAATAATGAAATTTCTTATCAAACTGGGCCTGGGGTAGTGGTAACAGCCTTTCCCCAAAGTCAACGCAACATTATTCAAAATAATACCTTTGCTGCCTTAGAAGGCTTGAGTATTGACCTGAATGGCCAAAGAAATTTAGATGTGAATGAGTGGCAAAGGGGAGATGGCCCCAATCCTAAACGTAATTCTGGGAATCGCCGTTTAGATACAGGTAACGCGGCAATTAATGCCCCAGAATTCACCACGCGGGAATTTCTGCCTACAGGTAATAGCGTCACCTTGCAAGGTAAAGCCGATCCCGGTTCTGAGGTGACAATTTATCGCCTGGGTGACTATCAACAAGGTAAGCAAGCAATTTATCAAACAGGTTATGGGGCGCTCAGTCAACCATTAACCAGCGTAGCTGTGGATGAGAAGGGGAATTTTAGCGTTACCGTCCCCAATGTCAAAGTAGGAGATATTGTGAGTGCGATCGCCACCGATCCCAAATACGGTACATCCGAACCTGCGATCGCGGCCTTTATTGGCCCGAGAACTACTACACCCAGTCTGCCACCTGCCAGCAGACAAAACCCCGTACCGCAATGTACTTCTCGCCCAGTACCACCCGAACCAGTCCCACCCACAACCCCCCCAACTTTAATTCCGCCCGCCCCCATCAAGATACGCGTACCCCGGAACGTTCACTTTGCCTTAGATAAATCCTTCATTAGTCCAGAAAGCGCGAAAGTCCTGGATCGGGTAGTAGAAGTCTTAAAGCAATATCCCTCAATTATTATCGAAATCCAAGGACACACCGACCCCCGCGCCAGCAACGACTATAACCTAGCCTTGGGTAGAAGAAGGGCCTTATCTACGAGAAATTACTTATTACGACAAGGTGTACCCCCAGAACGGATGACCATCCGCAGCTTAGGCGAAACTCAACGTGTCAGTGAAGGTAGTAACCGCGTAGATTACGCACGCGATCGCCGCGCCGAAATCATCTTCAAAGACGTAAGAGGCGTGGAAATCATCATTGAAGGCCAAGAACAAGACCTGCAATTAGAACCAGAACGAAGGTAG
- a CDS encoding SdrD B-like domain-containing protein has product MKPLLKNVVKPLRGTFLTLLFTVPQISLGGAFSDKKVLAQAQPSCPDGTQPATYEWNPTNNVADFLAQTLVAKGVRATFQFSDNPGPLGTVTDTATFDPNSDNQVTRIDSGLPQDIYGGILGTHLRWNIGLGKNPAQGTSTLTINFSQPVTLATPLTFLDVDRDGARDFGRIFQDVITVTGFNGTAPVPLTGTALGPNTRVTNNGNSVVAAGVNENAFPDSTNGNAEITFSGAVSQIRVVYQAGREFGEPGQDETVGLNRISICLAPASIGDTVFNDTNANNIQDPGEPGISGVQVNVRNSSGTVVGTATTDTNGRYTVPNLNPGQYTVSVAQTPSGFSPTLTQPNPITLTSGQNFDQADFGFTQQAQGTGSIGDFVFSDTNGNNIPDAGEPGIPNINLVLRNSNGNVVATTKTDANGVYRFQNVPAGNYTVAVTNPPINFTPTLTQPNAISLANGQNIDTVDFGFLPPTNASIGDTVFTDTNGNGTQDNNEPGIPNVTVTLRLPNGTTQTATTDANGRYSFPGLAPGNYQVTANPPQGNTLTTGINPFNINLLPSQQLDSADFGFRAGGFNGTSGSIGDTVFNDTNGNGRQDAGEAGVPNVPVTLTSPGADGLLGTGDDTTQTTTTNANGNYTFSNLPAGNYRVAIAPPFNLPQVTTGSSQIEVNLQSGQALTTVDFGLRRPPGNAIGDLVFNDQNNNGRPDPGESGIPNVNITVRNPNGQIVDTTTTNNNGNFIVTGLPPGNYTLEATPPQNFTPTTPTSVSVNLPNANAEIDNLDFGFASGTASNTGVQLVKRITAIARTNGQRIQYNTFIDDPNDQNDNVIRPAPLGQYEVQTPIASGDEVEYTVYFRAGQLLENLNFCDLIPTGTTYVANSITVTGAGTGADQGRFFSPLTPLASIPESSACENTNNPNGTVIVRLGNVPNGQSGAVSFRVRID; this is encoded by the coding sequence ATGAAACCTTTATTAAAAAATGTAGTAAAACCCTTAAGGGGTACATTTCTGACATTACTGTTTACTGTGCCGCAGATTTCCTTAGGAGGTGCCTTTTCCGATAAAAAAGTTTTGGCGCAAGCACAACCAAGTTGTCCAGATGGTACACAACCCGCCACTTATGAGTGGAATCCTACTAACAACGTGGCAGATTTTTTAGCTCAAACCCTTGTTGCTAAAGGAGTTCGGGCTACCTTTCAGTTCAGTGATAATCCTGGGCCTTTGGGAACAGTTACAGACACCGCGACTTTCGATCCCAACTCAGATAACCAAGTTACCAGAATTGACTCAGGCTTACCTCAAGATATTTACGGTGGGATTCTAGGAACCCATCTGCGTTGGAATATTGGTTTGGGTAAAAACCCAGCACAAGGTACTTCTACACTCACCATTAACTTTTCTCAACCGGTCACTCTAGCCACTCCCCTCACCTTTCTAGATGTTGACCGAGATGGGGCACGAGATTTTGGGAGAATTTTCCAAGATGTAATTACGGTGACAGGATTTAATGGCACTGCACCCGTACCGTTAACAGGCACTGCTCTCGGCCCCAATACTAGAGTTACTAATAATGGTAATAGTGTGGTGGCCGCAGGGGTGAATGAAAATGCTTTTCCTGATTCAACTAATGGCAACGCTGAAATTACATTCTCTGGTGCTGTCAGCCAAATCCGAGTTGTTTACCAAGCAGGTAGAGAATTTGGTGAACCCGGACAGGATGAGACTGTCGGTCTGAATAGGATCAGTATTTGTCTGGCACCAGCTTCCATTGGTGATACTGTATTTAATGACACCAATGCCAACAACATCCAAGACCCTGGCGAACCTGGCATTAGCGGTGTGCAAGTCAATGTCAGAAACAGTAGTGGTACTGTAGTTGGTACCGCAACTACCGATACTAATGGTAGATATACTGTCCCTAATTTAAATCCAGGACAATACACAGTTAGCGTTGCACAAACACCTAGTGGTTTTTCACCTACTCTGACCCAACCCAATCCCATCACCTTGACTTCTGGGCAAAATTTCGACCAAGCTGATTTTGGTTTTACTCAACAGGCACAAGGTACAGGCTCTATAGGAGATTTTGTATTTAGCGATACTAATGGTAATAACATTCCTGATGCAGGAGAACCGGGAATTCCTAACATTAATCTCGTACTCAGGAATAGTAACGGTAACGTAGTTGCTACAACCAAAACAGATGCGAATGGGGTTTATCGCTTTCAGAATGTCCCGGCTGGTAATTACACAGTTGCAGTTACCAATCCTCCGATTAACTTTACCCCAACCCTTACCCAACCCAATGCCATTAGTCTTGCTAATGGACAAAACATTGATACTGTTGACTTTGGTTTCCTTCCGCCTACTAATGCCTCTATTGGTGATACAGTTTTCACCGACACCAATGGTAATGGGACACAAGATAATAACGAGCCAGGCATTCCTAACGTTACAGTCACATTAAGATTACCAAATGGAACTACACAAACTGCTACTACTGATGCTAATGGAAGATACAGCTTCCCAGGATTAGCACCCGGTAATTATCAAGTAACTGCCAATCCGCCTCAAGGTAATACTCTCACAACTGGTATCAACCCCTTTAATATCAATCTGCTACCAAGTCAACAACTTGATAGTGCTGACTTTGGTTTCCGCGCAGGTGGGTTTAATGGCACTAGTGGTTCTATCGGCGATACCGTATTCAACGATACCAACGGTAATGGTAGACAAGACGCAGGTGAAGCAGGAGTTCCGAATGTTCCTGTAACGCTGACTAGTCCTGGGGCAGATGGCTTATTGGGTACTGGTGATGATACTACTCAAACAACAACTACTAACGCCAACGGTAACTACACTTTCTCTAATTTACCAGCAGGTAACTATCGAGTTGCGATCGCACCTCCTTTCAACTTGCCACAAGTTACCACTGGTAGTTCTCAAATAGAAGTGAATCTGCAATCAGGTCAAGCGCTGACTACTGTTGACTTTGGCTTACGGCGACCACCAGGTAATGCCATTGGTGATTTGGTATTTAACGACCAAAATAATAATGGTAGACCAGACCCAGGCGAAAGCGGAATTCCCAATGTCAACATTACTGTCAGAAATCCTAACGGTCAAATAGTTGATACTACTACTACCAACAATAACGGTAACTTCATTGTTACAGGCTTACCACCCGGTAACTATACCTTAGAAGCCACCCCACCCCAGAATTTCACACCTACAACACCAACCAGCGTGTCGGTAAATTTGCCAAATGCTAATGCTGAGATTGATAATCTAGACTTTGGTTTTGCGTCTGGGACAGCCAGTAATACAGGTGTACAACTAGTCAAACGAATCACTGCGATCGCCAGAACAAATGGTCAACGCATCCAATACAATACTTTTATTGATGACCCCAATGATCAAAATGATAATGTCATCAGACCAGCGCCTCTGGGTCAATATGAAGTGCAAACACCCATAGCCAGCGGTGATGAAGTAGAGTACACCGTTTATTTCCGCGCTGGTCAGTTATTAGAAAATCTCAATTTCTGTGACTTAATTCCCACTGGAACAACTTATGTAGCTAATAGCATTACTGTAACTGGCGCTGGTACTGGTGCAGATCAAGGCAGATTTTTCTCGCCTCTAACACCCTTAGCATCAATTCCTGAAAGTAGTGCTTGCGAAAATACCAATAATCCCAACGGTACAGTAATTGTTAGGTTGGGCAATGTTCCTAATGGTCAATCTGGCGCTGTAAGTTTCCGTGTCAGAATCGACTAA
- a CDS encoding adenylate/guanylate cyclase domain-containing protein codes for MPYLIYAPKTPQERVHQLIVGMNTIGRSGDNTIVIGDESLSRYHAEITIADDRITIKDLQSLNHTFVNEVKIDQYELKDGDSIYCGNVEFKFVEKLNSTPTNDGCEEEPIPETIIKQFSTEQGRFNIQDLLDTPGRRDSLLRLSQRGSNQRTVDKLKILLEVSKQLSSPEEPDRLLEKILDLLFEIINVDRAVILLVSETTKQLEQRVAKLRSGTSIENLFYSKNITNHVYQNGNAVVTTDACLDQRFHTSESIFVQAIRASMCIPLKPREEVIGVLYVDNLSMSDVYSDEDVEFLTALANQAAIAIDNANLYKKIQAEAVMRNKLERFFPEPVRKKLKEETTLGIVDTEVTALFADISNFTQMSSTMHPRQVIAMLNEYFEVMVEEIVFQYEGTLEKYIGDALFAIWGAPYRKADDTERAIQAAIDMQWAVMRLNQKWLQQGKQPIQIHIGLNTGKVAAGNIGSEKLIQYATIGDTTNVTSRICNVAQAGEIVISQTTFERIQARNLPVEKMPLVQVKGQDQPLQLYRLNWNLLPSKHSQIAGVANTGVIK; via the coding sequence ATGCCATATTTAATCTACGCTCCTAAAACTCCTCAAGAAAGAGTTCATCAATTAATTGTGGGGATGAACACTATTGGCCGTAGCGGAGACAATACAATTGTCATCGGAGATGAGAGTTTATCCCGTTACCATGCAGAGATTACAATTGCAGACGATCGCATTACTATTAAAGATTTGCAAAGCCTGAACCATACTTTTGTAAATGAGGTCAAAATTGACCAATATGAACTCAAGGATGGAGATTCGATTTATTGTGGGAACGTAGAGTTCAAATTCGTAGAAAAACTTAACAGCACACCTACAAATGATGGTTGTGAAGAAGAGCCTATTCCGGAAACAATTATTAAACAGTTTTCCACTGAACAAGGTCGCTTCAACATCCAAGATTTACTAGATACTCCAGGCAGAAGAGATTCTCTGTTAAGGCTATCACAGCGCGGTAGTAATCAACGCACTGTAGATAAATTAAAAATTTTACTTGAAGTCAGCAAACAACTTTCCTCACCCGAAGAACCTGATCGCCTGTTAGAAAAAATTCTAGATTTACTATTCGAGATTATCAATGTAGACCGAGCAGTTATCTTGTTGGTCAGTGAAACAACAAAACAGTTGGAACAAAGAGTAGCAAAATTGCGTTCAGGAACTTCTATAGAAAATCTATTTTATAGCAAAAATATTACTAATCATGTATATCAAAATGGCAATGCTGTTGTCACCACAGATGCGTGCTTAGATCAGCGCTTCCATACTTCCGAATCTATTTTTGTCCAAGCTATTCGGGCCTCAATGTGCATTCCTCTCAAACCCAGAGAAGAAGTAATTGGGGTATTATATGTTGATAATTTATCGATGTCAGATGTTTATTCTGACGAAGATGTAGAGTTCTTGACTGCTTTGGCTAATCAAGCTGCGATCGCAATTGATAATGCCAATCTCTACAAGAAAATTCAAGCAGAAGCCGTAATGCGGAATAAACTAGAGCGTTTCTTTCCCGAACCTGTGAGAAAAAAGCTGAAGGAAGAAACAACTTTGGGTATTGTTGATACTGAAGTTACAGCTTTATTTGCTGATATTAGTAATTTCACACAAATGTCTTCTACTATGCATCCGCGCCAAGTAATTGCGATGCTAAATGAATATTTCGAGGTGATGGTAGAAGAGATTGTCTTTCAATATGAAGGTACTTTAGAGAAATATATTGGTGATGCTTTATTTGCGATTTGGGGCGCGCCTTATCGCAAAGCAGATGATACAGAACGAGCCATACAAGCAGCAATTGATATGCAGTGGGCAGTCATGCGGTTAAATCAAAAGTGGTTACAGCAAGGTAAACAACCGATTCAAATTCACATTGGATTGAATACCGGAAAAGTAGCGGCAGGAAATATCGGCTCAGAGAAACTGATTCAGTACGCTACTATTGGTGATACTACAAATGTCACTAGTAGAATCTGCAACGTTGCTCAAGCCGGAGAAATAGTTATCTCCCAAACCACATTTGAGCGGATTCAAGCTCGAAATTTACCTGTAGAAAAAATGCCACTTGTGCAAGTTAAAGGTCAAGACCAGCCGTTACAACTCTATCGCTTAAATTGGAATTTATTACCATCTAAACATTCTCAAATTGCGGGAGTTGCTAATACAGGTGTGATTAAGTGA
- a CDS encoding protein kinase domain-containing protein gives MIGKLLDHRYQVIEVLATGGFGQTYIAQDTRRPGNPICVVKHLKPASSDPKVFETAKRLFNSEAETLEILGKHDQIPRLLAYFDENQEFYLVQEFIEGNTLGEELLPDQRWSEDRVMQLLQEVLGILDFVHSQGVIHRDIKPDNIIRRASDNKLVLVDFGAVKQLRTNLVTSGGQPTATVVIGTPGYMPTEQGQGKPRPNSDIYSLGIIAIQALTGLAANALQEDPNTGEIIWQHSVSANPQLAAVLNKMVRYHFKDRYQSAAEALQACRALTPAVAVASQVQPRQNSSYPQSKTTSQVSPQQTVAVAPANKAVGKPARQDGNKPDPLPLIIGLLLAGGAAALVTNVYPSVKNFAAHLTGNDTIAENKCLAIVVGNSNIRSEPRAITSESIVQTVKRDTKFEVTGKRTKQGWVEVKANSGRTAWAHSDVIANNEQWVSCLRDRGIAINTVDDNKLIAARPLPKPKPQSSGVKTTSPSESDPFSSKPFTTDSGTSESSENDADTAKVLEQAKKKYDSGDLTGAIALLKSVPQTASSGFKETAAIIAQWQQDWAKADALFNDINTALAQGQWDKVLDYKKHPEKLPNIKYWQDKLEPIFKQAAENITKQGLSQFEQKDNQNLPKKETTNKINNSPAGENNRNNL, from the coding sequence ATGATTGGCAAGCTTCTAGATCATCGTTACCAAGTAATTGAAGTCCTAGCTACGGGAGGATTTGGGCAAACTTATATTGCTCAAGATACTAGACGGCCAGGTAATCCCATTTGCGTTGTTAAGCATCTTAAACCTGCTAGTTCAGATCCTAAAGTTTTTGAAACAGCCAAACGCTTGTTTAATAGTGAAGCGGAAACTTTAGAAATTTTAGGTAAGCACGACCAAATACCCAGACTTTTAGCTTACTTTGACGAAAATCAAGAATTCTATTTAGTACAAGAATTTATTGAAGGAAATACCCTCGGTGAGGAACTTTTACCAGATCAGCGCTGGAGTGAAGATCGGGTGATGCAGTTATTGCAGGAAGTGTTGGGTATTTTAGATTTTGTACATAGCCAAGGCGTGATTCATAGAGATATCAAGCCAGATAATATTATTCGTCGGGCGAGTGATAATAAATTAGTTTTAGTAGACTTTGGCGCAGTTAAACAACTGCGGACAAATTTGGTTACGTCTGGAGGACAACCAACAGCTACGGTAGTTATTGGTACTCCTGGCTATATGCCTACAGAACAAGGACAAGGTAAACCTCGTCCTAATAGTGATATTTATTCATTAGGTATCATTGCTATTCAAGCTTTAACAGGATTAGCAGCAAATGCCTTGCAAGAAGACCCCAATACAGGCGAAATTATCTGGCAGCATTCAGTTTCTGCGAATCCTCAGTTAGCAGCAGTCTTAAATAAGATGGTACGTTACCACTTTAAAGACCGCTACCAAAGTGCAGCTGAAGCATTGCAAGCTTGTAGAGCATTGACACCTGCTGTAGCTGTAGCTTCCCAAGTACAACCCCGTCAAAATTCTAGCTACCCACAGAGTAAAACTACGTCTCAAGTCTCTCCACAGCAAACTGTTGCAGTTGCGCCAGCCAATAAAGCAGTTGGGAAACCTGCGCGTCAAGATGGGAACAAACCTGACCCCTTACCATTGATTATTGGTCTGTTGTTGGCAGGTGGTGCAGCTGCTTTGGTAACAAATGTTTATCCCAGCGTGAAAAATTTCGCTGCTCATCTAACTGGTAACGATACAATTGCCGAAAACAAGTGTTTAGCTATTGTGGTTGGTAATTCTAATATTCGTTCGGAACCAAGAGCAATTACTTCTGAAAGTATTGTGCAGACAGTGAAGCGTGACACTAAGTTTGAGGTTACTGGTAAACGCACAAAACAGGGTTGGGTAGAAGTTAAAGCTAACTCCGGACGTACAGCTTGGGCACATTCGGATGTGATCGCCAATAATGAACAGTGGGTTTCTTGCTTACGAGATAGAGGTATTGCAATTAATACAGTTGATGATAATAAACTGATTGCTGCTCGACCGCTACCGAAGCCAAAGCCTCAATCTAGCGGGGTGAAAACGACATCACCTAGTGAATCAGACCCCTTTAGTTCCAAACCATTTACTACTGACTCTGGAACATCAGAGTCATCAGAGAATGATGCTGATACAGCTAAGGTGTTGGAGCAAGCTAAAAAGAAATATGATTCAGGGGATTTGACAGGAGCGATCGCACTGCTAAAATCTGTCCCGCAAACAGCTTCTTCGGGTTTTAAAGAAACTGCGGCGATAATTGCTCAGTGGCAACAAGATTGGGCGAAAGCAGATGCTTTATTTAATGATATCAATACGGCATTAGCGCAAGGTCAATGGGATAAGGTTTTAGATTATAAAAAACATCCAGAGAAGTTGCCAAATATCAAATACTGGCAAGATAAATTAGAACCAATATTTAAACAAGCGGCTGAAAATATTACTAAGCAAGGATTAAGCCAATTTGAGCAAAAGGATAATCAGAATCTGCCCAAAAAAGAAACAACAAATAAGATAAATAACTCACCTGCTGGTGAAAATAACCGCAACAATTTGTAA
- a CDS encoding histone deacetylase, translating to MLPVIYSDEFLEHKTGNYHPESPQRLTAIVNALKQAHFAENLIWRSPTPASENPALMPMLSKAHTPDYIDKVHRIAFAGGGYLDGDTPISPRSYDVALLAVSAWLDGVDVVLSTENPAFVLSRPPGHHAESDMGMGFCLFSNAAIAAFHALQKPGINRVAILDWDVHHGNGTQAIVESEAQIAYCSLHQYPCYPGTGRASERGFHNNVLNLPVPPGSTMAVYQPLFENKVLPFLANFQADILIISAGYDANAEDPLASVNLQPEDYGYLINYCLGCTRKILVGLEGGYDLPTLSQSVVATIERCLV from the coding sequence ATGCTACCAGTCATTTATTCTGATGAGTTTCTAGAACACAAAACTGGAAATTACCATCCAGAATCACCACAACGTTTAACAGCTATTGTCAACGCCTTAAAGCAAGCGCATTTTGCCGAAAACCTGATCTGGCGATCGCCTACACCAGCATCAGAAAATCCAGCACTAATGCCGATGTTATCTAAAGCTCATACTCCAGATTACATCGACAAAGTCCATCGGATCGCCTTTGCTGGAGGCGGTTATTTAGATGGCGATACGCCAATTTCCCCCCGCAGTTATGACGTAGCATTACTAGCAGTTAGCGCTTGGCTGGATGGAGTCGATGTAGTTTTATCCACAGAAAATCCAGCTTTTGTGCTATCTCGTCCCCCAGGACACCATGCAGAAAGTGATATGGGTATGGGATTTTGTCTATTTTCTAATGCGGCGATCGCAGCTTTCCATGCCCTACAAAAACCAGGGATTAACCGTGTAGCTATCTTAGATTGGGATGTGCATCACGGCAATGGCACTCAGGCGATCGTGGAATCTGAAGCACAAATTGCCTATTGTTCGCTACATCAATATCCTTGCTATCCCGGAACTGGTAGAGCATCCGAACGCGGCTTTCATAATAATGTCTTAAATTTACCCGTACCACCTGGTAGCACAATGGCAGTATATCAGCCACTCTTTGAAAACAAAGTTCTCCCTTTTTTAGCCAATTTTCAAGCAGATATATTAATTATCAGTGCTGGTTATGATGCTAATGCTGAAGATCCCTTAGCCAGCGTTAATTTACAACCAGAAGATTACGGTTACTTGATCAATTATTGTTTAGGCTGCACTCGCAAAATTCTTGTTGGTTTAGAAGGTGGCTATGATTTGCCAACCCTTTCTCAATCTGTGGTAGCAACAATCGAACGCTGTTTAGTATAA